The Capsicum annuum cultivar UCD-10X-F1 chromosome 3, UCD10Xv1.1, whole genome shotgun sequence genomic sequence AGCACAAACCATCTCATGTTGCTTCATTCGCCACTGAAGTGGAACATCATCTGCCTTAGTGTGGCCTCCGAGTGGATGAAGCAAAAGAACAGGATTCTTGTATCCCATTTCAAGAAGTCGACGACGTGTGTCAGTCATCAATAACGCGTGGCCATTATGCACTGGATTTCTGAGTTGAAAAGCAAACACTGCATCTGCATTGCGCCTCGTAAATTCATCTCGAAGTTCAGCAGGGGAAAGACGGAACCTGTCAAGACCATCATGATACTTGATTGGTTCTATAACTTCCAAATCACCACCAATTAGCCAGTTTCCAGCATGAGTTATTGCTTCCTCTGCATAAGGTAGGCCTGGGGCTGTGGTTCCCCAAGTTCTGGCTATCCGTTCTTCTTTATTATGCTTGTAGATCTCAATACTGAAATTAAGAAATGAAGAAAGAGGACATTATAAGTACGCATCTTGGATTTGCAAGCAGATAACAAGCACAATAATAGTTGATTCAGAGAAGGGTAAGGTAAATCAATTTGCTAAACGCGGGAGGATCTCCATGAAATCAATGACTAAGATACAATTCAAAAATGTAAAAATGAAAAATGTTATCACTGAGGACGCCACAGAGAAGGGAAATCTCTGGAACACTTACATATTGATGACAGTACATCAATAAAGAAGAACCTGGGTCTACGACGAGTAAATCCTTGCAAATagagaaattttaaaaagatgaagAGTAATCGAGTGACGCCTTGCTTTACTACCAAAGAATGATCGACATGGTAATTTTTAGAATAGCAGTTGGAGACCAACCAAAACCATCACAAACCAATCACCCTAAGTTCCCTTTATGAACAATTTCCCAAGTTTACTTAAATGATTAGAAAGGTAATTGTTCATTTTAATATATTGCCGCTCAATGTTCATTTAACAACTTGACGTTTAACTGAGATCATCTAGGAACTACACAATGTGATGCCATTTTCGTTGAGGTAATCTGACAGATGAACCTGGTCGTCTTTTTAATGACTACAAAAAGTTTCTTCACAACAATGGTTGACCCAAAATAATACAAGCGTACTTTTTCTCCTATGAAAGTAGTCCTGCATGGTACGagcatatttttttcttctaagcAAGTAGGCATGCACATGTGCTAGGGGTTATTGATGCATATATGAGCGTGTCATTTACGAGTAGAGGTGTGTGTTCAAATAAGGATCACTTTACCCAATGAATCAGGGGGACCATAATGATGCCTAATATCCTATCCAAGAACCGTGTATGGTAACAACACCAGTCCTTATCAtctaaatagtgaaaagatgGACAAATAAAATGAACCAGGCATGGTAGGAAGTCAGGTGTGATTCTCTAGTAAAGCATGGGgagcaaatatgaaaaaattccttccaaataaaacaaaacagAGATTTGGTAGCAATACGATAAAAAATAAAGGACATGTAGAATCATCAGATATCGTCTTGCACCCATCATATGTATGTATGCAAAAAGCAAAATATTCTAACAACCGCAAATGCTTCCACAGTACCAACAACTCAACAGGATCCTCACATAACACAAGTGACATCAAGAGTAATAGCCTATTTACCTCAGGTACCTTTGTTTCAAATACTTAAGTGATAATAATGATCCACATATGTTAACTGCCATCTACAAGCATCATAACACTCATACAACAAGATTCCACCTTATGAATTAGGATAATAAGTTCCAAGTTTGATTTTTTAAGATTCACTTATCCAAGCATATAACCAAAAAGACTCCACATTTCGTTACATCTTAAGTGCCAAGGTTATACAGCTAATCCTTGTGATTGAGAATAAACGTTCAAAAAGAATGCATCTTTTCATTTTCGGCAACTCTTTAACTCCAACTTTCTACCTCATATATTTAAGACCATTACTTCAAGACCACACATAATTTTCAAaagattcttttttcttttcaaactctgtgtcaagtcaaagttCTATTTACTTATTAAATAGACatttttagtctgtttcaaaaaaaattatatttctctttttgGAAATTCATTAATTCCAACCTATCGCGTGACATGATACTTTGGCACACATGTCTATACAaatcagacaaacaaattaaaatagaggAGTACCTATTAATCTGCAGACTAATTAACATGGAAAAACCAACTCACAATCGATATACGTAAACAAAAAAGATTCCCAAAATGACCTTACTCGTTGAGAATGGCAATAGGTTTGTCCTTATCATCAACAAGTGCAACACTGGTGGAATCACCAATATTATTCTTACACAAATCATCAATAGCCAGCACAATCGGCACCGACATGTTGACGATTGATCCATCATCAACTAGTCGGAGCGAATTGAAATGAAGAGTTTGGAGGAACTCGGATTCTCTCATGAATCCTTTCAATGGGCTCGCCCAGCCTTCGCTGAGCACGTGAACCCACTGTATGTCAATTTTCGACAGCTTGATCTGTGGAAGAGACGTCGCTTGTCTCTTCCTCAAATCTCTTTGTGGCGCCTCGACTACCAGGTCAACCAGCTTACCGCCGTCGGGCTCGATCAGCCCGCATCGGATTCGGGCCGGGCCTG encodes the following:
- the LOC107864673 gene encoding ATP sulfurylase 1, chloroplastic, giving the protein MATMASLFLKTPTPSPSLPKSPLVHFRAGPGRLTTGPARIRCGLIEPDGGKLVDLVVEAPQRDLRKRQATSLPQIKLSKIDIQWVHVLSEGWASPLKGFMRESEFLQTLHFNSLRLVDDGSIVNMSVPIVLAIDDLCKNNIGDSTSVALVDDKDKPIAILNDIEIYKHNKEERIARTWGTTAPGLPYAEEAITHAGNWLIGGDLEVIEPIKYHDGLDRFRLSPAELRDEFTRRNADAVFAFQLRNPVHNGHALLMTDTRRRLLEMGYKNPVLLLHPLGGHTKADDVPLQWRMKQHEMVLEDGVLDPETTVVSIFPSPMHYAGPTEVQWHAKARINAGANFYIVGRDPAGMGHPLEKRDLYDADHGKKVLSMAPGLERLNILPFKVAAYDKTQNKMAFFDPSRPQDFLFISGTKMRTLAKNKESPPDGFMCPGGWKVLVDYYDSLTPAENGRVPEPVVV